The following are encoded together in the Arvicanthis niloticus isolate mArvNil1 chromosome 9, mArvNil1.pat.X, whole genome shotgun sequence genome:
- the LOC143443425 gene encoding uncharacterized protein LOC143443425 — protein MLVVLLTAALLVLSSAQRSEEEAIYEDSSELLEIQQQYQKYRGFPPRPPVSDEDGDKDDGDDDGTGNDGNRPERPTPPPQHPQHPLPPHPGNHQGPPPQEPPQRPPQLGNSQGSPQQGGQQQPSFLGIFFA, from the exons ATGCTGGTGGTCCTGCTCACAGCAGCCTTGCTGGTCCTGAGCTCAGCTCAGAGATCAGAGGAAG AGGCCATCTATGAAGACTCATCTGAGCTGTTAG AGATACAACAGCAGTACCAGAAATATAGAGGATTCCCACCAAGACCTCCTGTTTCAGATGAAGATGGTGATaaagatgatggtgatgatgatggcacTGGAAATGATGGAAATAGACCAGAGAGACCAACACCTCCCCCACAACATCCTCAGCATCCACTCCCTCCTCACCCAGGAAACCACCAAGGTCCACCCCCACAGGAACCACCTCAGAGACCCCCTCAGCTTGGAAACTCACAAGGCTCACCTCAGCAGGGAGGCCAGCAACAGCCAAGTTTCCTGGGGATATTTTTTGCATAG